tcattttggatcttccggagtttgcgctgaagatggctgtatgcgcgacagaaggcttgtttcttctctggccaggatggctttgtaaggtgagcctggtgggcagctcacttctttgccagcagctcccagatttcctggctgttttcgtcgaaccagtccttgtttttcctggaggagaagcccagtacctcttcagtggactgCAGTATGTTAGTCTTCAGCTGATGCCAcagggtttcaggagacgagtccgtgaggcagattgcatcatcgagctttgctttgaggtttgcctggaagtttcctctcacttcgtctgattgcaggtttccaacattgaacctctttctgggggctttactgttcctgggctttgtcttgaagtgaaggttgagcttgcagcgaaccagccggtggtcagtgtggcattccgcgctggccatgaccctggtgtggagcacatctcgtttgtctctttctcgcaccaggatgtagtccaggaggtgccagtgtttggatcggggatgcatccaggtagtcttcaggctgtccctctgctgaaaaagggtgtttgtaatgataagccgctgttctgcgcagagctccaacaggaggtgcccgttgtcgttgcacttgccgacaccatgcttgcccaggattcctggccaggtttctgagtctttgctgacgcgagcgttgaagtcgccaaggttgacaaccttgttggctgtaggggtgcgttgaatgaggttgcgcagaacagtgtagaacttgtccttttctgcttgttccgcctggagggttggagcatagacactgatgagggtgatgcgacgcttgttttgaagggggagtcgcatggacatgatccggtctgagtggcctgtcgggaggtttttgagtttggaggcaatggagttcttgaccatgaagcctacaccagataggcgtcgttcatctataggcttgccagaccagtagagtgtgtagcccgtgccgcgttcttggaggctgcctacatctgcaatgcggacttcactgagagcggctatgttgatgtcaagtctgaggagttcatgtgcgatgagggcagaccgacgttcaggtcggtggttgTCAGCCTTGTCtcgcatggttctgatgttccagcatgctagcttgagtttgtaagCATCCtttgaggggggaggacgtggagggggaggacgtggacatgtcctcgggcctgcgcaaagaagcttttaggtggagtgcagtgtgcgcagtactggccccaccctttacacccatggtttgtgtgccgtggccaagcaagctgggacgtggcagcaaggtccttgggtcgtaggttttatatcggagtggccttctcctatgcaggtttcttacctttgctggaggggcctgcctcccctcctaggttggaccatactgcccggactggggccggggccgccgctgctttccctgtgcccggaccggggccgccacctccttctttctgcctggactggggcctccgcctgcttcgctctgccgaggccggggccaccgcctccccctcgcttctgcccggaccggggcctccgcctgcctcactcgaccgaggctggggcctccgcctccccctcgcttctgcccggaccggggcctccgcttgcctcactcgactgaggccggggccaccacctccccttcgcttctgcccggaccggggcctccacctgcctcactcgataaataaatattgtttcatgaatatgagagtcttggatggctagtgtgagcagttcctttgatcgttcagcattctcaggaagaaggtgttcctcgtctagtggtgctggctctgacactcctgtatcacTCTATTAGCATCATGGTCGCCAAAGAATCTGTTCCTGTTCTGTACTCTACTATGTTCTGTTTTCTAACAATATAAATCTGATAAATTTCAATAAATTATGTCAGGAATTTCTGCAACATCCAAATCTAGGAAGAGTGCAGGTCCTCTCATGCTTTGAATTTCTTACCTTTCTCTggacagaaggatgaggaactagGTCACAATTACTTTGAAAGGCAAACATTTATGCTACAGTCAAAGTGTTTACAATAGAGATAATTATGTTATTCCTATTTTAATTACCTTTATCAGTGGGACTGCTAAATAATGTGAAGAATAAGGAGGTATGAATAAGTAATATGATCCAGAAAGAGATATGGGTtaacttctaattctaattctCCCACTCATTACATTCATATCAATTCATATCAACTGCAGCTAATTGTTGCAATTATCCAGTTATTCTCCTGTACTCCTTTGCCGTTTCATAACATTAAATGGAATTGTACTAGATTTCTTGTTCTGACTCATATTTCAATCTCTTGCTtgttatttaaaacttttaaacatgtcattgtacaaaaaaaatacaaatgagaACACCTAAGGTAGGGGCTCATATGAAAAAAAGGTCCATTAGGCTGAACACTACTCTAAGTAAACATTGATATCAAGGAGAGTCGAAACACAAATGTTCCACTGCAAATGGAGATTCTCACAGAGACCATTCCCCCGTGCCTGTTGCTGAAGATGCCAGTTGTGGTAAAGCAAAATATGAGAGAGTGGGAATTCTTCAAAATAAAATCTGCCAAGTAAAGTGAAGTATGCTTCCAATCTTGCTGTAAATCATTTACACTCTTAATTAACATCAAGTACTAAGGCAGATTATTTCAGATGGCAACATCATTCACAACCATCCTTCTGTGGATTCTCACAGCTTTAATATTTAAAGTTAAATGATCTTTGGATCTTCAAATAAATACTTTCTTTAAAACAAGACACAAAAGTCctggggaaactcaacaggtcacacagcatccatggaaggtaaaaggcagtcgacgagcttgagctcttcttcaggagtGTCAAAAAATCAGATGGACACTGGAATAAGAAGGTGAGGGGGTAGGGGGGGAAGGTGATGGTGGAAGAGGAGAAAAATGCTGGGAGGTTATGGGGAAGGCAGAGGGTGAGAAAGATGTTCTCTGATAGGAGATGGAAAGTCAGAAGACAGGAAGCTGGAAGGAAGGtgtcagagggatgagggaaaggcagagatggagggaggaggtttaatggaaattagaggttgatgttgatgccatctggttaaaGACTGATAAGAGAGAATAAAGgcgtttttcctccaatttatgggtggcctcaaCCAGACAGTTCAGAGGACCACAGACAGGTCCGTGTGGCATtagggtgtggaattaaagtggttggcctcTGGTTGCTTAGCCCTGACAGTTGCTCTCCATGTTTTGCTGTATCACTAATCTGCTTTTAGATTCACCATGATGGATTCAGAAATTTATGCCAGGGCTGGACTTGTTGAaggttgtcttataaagtgttcattTTTCTCACAAAGCAATGGAGGCTGTTGAAACATATTTCACATGGGCAAGCAGCAATGAATTGAAGAGTAATATGAACAGACAAGAAGGGAAGTTGCGTGGATCTGGAAAGCCAGGTTTACTGATTAAATCTTATCTTTCACCTAAGTGGTCAACTACAATCTATTCTTTCACCTCATATTGATTTATTTGcgtgaataaattaaaaaaaaatgaatagctAAGTTTAAGTGGGTTAATTCTTCCAAAAAGCAGTTAGGTTTGGATCAGGTGGTGAttaaagttaaaataaaataaaaaataatcttACATCCCCAACTAAATCACTTTTCAAGCAATCTATACAAAGGAAGTCTATCAGTTCTTGAAGTCTTTTagaggtaaaacacgaaagtctgctgacactatggtaaaagtaaaaacacaagctggagaaacccagcaggtgaaAGAATGTATTTTATATACCAAATTaaaagtacataaccaatgtttcaggcttgcatccttcatcaatgtattgttggttatgtatctttgctaaataagatacactgtttgaccagctgagtatcTCTAACATTGTGTTTTCAGGTGGTTGTGTGTcttttttgtaaagtttttatTCCTGTGCTGGTTTGGTTTGTCAGTACTAAGGGAATGCTACAGGTGAAGGGGGTGAGGAGGGTTAAATCTATCAGGTGAGAACTCTGACTGCACTGTGCATGGGCCAACAACTGTAACAGGATTCTCTCATCGCTCAGCAGATTGGCCACTAACTCTGTTGGGTAGGGATGTGCTGATAAGTTGGGAAGAGCAATGTCTGATGCAATGTAATCCCGTAAGGGTATAGACATTCAGAAAGTGTAAGAGCACTAAAAAATGTTTGTCAGTTATGTACAAACTCATCAATTCCTGAAAATGTCAGCACAGGTTGGTAATAAAGCGGTTAAAAAGGCatacagtattttttaaaaaattgaatttagacatacagcaccgtaacaggcccttttggcccacaagtccatgccgccgaatttacacccaattaacccacacctctggtacatttcgaacagtaagaagaaactggagccccaggggaaaacccaggcagacacggggagaacgtacaaactccttgcagacagtgtgggatttttaCCTggatcctgatcgctggcactttaaaggcgtggtgctaactgctacgccaatcgtGATGCTTTTTATTGTTTGCTTTTATTGGCCAGGGCATACAATCTAAGAGCTGGGACAACACATGGAACTTATTAAATATTAGTTGGAGTGcagctggagttttgtgtgttgTTCTGGTCAACACACAGTCAGAAGGAAGTGATTGTACAGAAgagagtacagaaaagattcacttgGATGGGTGTATTTCAGTTAGAATAGATGAGGTAAGCTGGGTTTGTGTTCTCTGGAATGAAGAATGTTGAAGGGTGACCTGACAAAGCTGTATTAAATTATGAAGGAAAGTAGGTAGGTTAGATAGTAAAATAATTTTTTCATGGTGGGTGTGTCCAAGAAAAGAGAgcgtaagtttttttttgttaaaaagttCTTATCCTTTTTATTCCCAAATTTGGCTACCACAAATTACATGACTCAACAGCTATGGTaatgaggaaaataaagacaTTACTAGaacatagttttttaaaaaaaaacctcaggaaTTTACATCTAATAACTACACTGCAACAAACAACTGCACTTTTTGCAATCTCTCTACCGGAAACAGTCCTGAACAAGAGATGATCTCATGTTAATGCTGCATTGACTTTTCTGACTACTGGACCATCGCTCTTCCTGTGGGCAGCCTTTACAATGAACTTGGTCGATATTCTGTCTCAAAGTAACCTGCAGCTTTCCTGACAACTCCTGGCTCATCCTCTCCTGCTAAGAACTGTTGCCTTTCAGTAAAATGTATTCAGTATCTTCTATTATAGCCACCACTTCCACCACCACCAGAGCCATAACCACCACTATATGGACCAGAGTTGCGCCCATAATTGCTATTCTTCATGGGTCCGTAATTTGATGATTGGTTAGGATAGTTTCCAAAGTCATTGTagttcccacctccaccaccaccaaaaTTACCTCCACCAAAGTTTCCACCTTCATTGTAGTTGTCATAGCCAGCACCTccatgtcctcctcctcctcctccaccaccaccaccaccatggtTGCCAAAACCAGGGCCACCACCGCcatatcctcctcctcctctaccaCAGTAACCATGGCCACCTCCAAAATTGCCACCATCACCAAATCCATTATATCCACTGCCACCACCTCCACCTCCATAATCATCCCTGCCACCTCCATAATCATCCCTGCCACCTCCAAAATTTCCCATTTCTCTTCCACCAAAGTTTCCACCTCGATTAAAATTTCCTCCTCCATTTCCACCGCTGAAATTTCCACCACGGTTCATGAAATTGCCAGGGTTACCACCACCTCCGGAACTACCACGTCCTCTTTGACCAGATCCCAGTCGCTGCATCTCTTGTCGTGAAAGGGCTTTCCTCACTTCACAGTTATGTCCATTCACTGTGTGGTACTTTTGAACAACAATTTTGTCAACGGAGTCATGATCATCAAATGTGACTAATGCAAACCCTCTCTTTTTTCCACTTCCACGATCGGTCATAACTTCTATATTTTCAATCTTGCCATACTTCTCAAAATAATCTCTTAGATGGTATTCCTCTGTATCTTCTTTAATACCTccaacaaatattttcttaactgTTAAATGGGCACCAGGTTTTGTAGAATCCTCTCTTGACATTGCTCTTTTTGGTTCTACAACACGACCATCAACCTTGTGGGGACAAGCATTCATGGCAGCATCCACTTCCAACACGCTTGAGTAAGTCACAAACCCAAAACCCCTTGAACGCTTTCCCTGTGGTTCTCTCATCACCACACAATCTGTTAGCTGTCCCCATTGCTCAAAGTGCTCCTTTAAACTCTCTTCATTAGTTTCAAAGCTTAATCCACCAATGAATAGCTTGCGCAACTGCTCCGGTTCTTTAGGTTCTTTACCCTCCATTCCGCGCTGCACTGAGCGTCCGCGAATCGTCGAGAGCATAAGTTGAAGATGAGAGGGAGGAGATTTAGAGGGGAactgagatgatgcatttttctcacAGAGGAAGGCACTGCACAAACAGGTGATGGAGCTAGATACTTGTGatgctaccactatgtatatagatgtatgtatgtactgtatgGCCTTGCCCACTCCCTGATCCTGTGACTCCTTCCTCCCAGATattcccataaaggctgtcacacCCAAACCCATCCCTCCGTACCTGCcttgcaagctgtgctgacaccttaaggtgattaaagcctagtaatcacaattctctgtatgattgtggttgattggtagtacaatttaatcac
This genomic window from Narcine bancroftii isolate sNarBan1 chromosome 3, sNarBan1.hap1, whole genome shotgun sequence contains:
- the LOC138756164 gene encoding heterogeneous nuclear ribonucleoprotein A3-like codes for the protein MEGKEPKEPEQLRKLFIGGLSFETNEESLKEHFEQWGQLTDCVVMREPQGKRSRGFGFVTYSSVLEVDAAMNACPHKVDGRVVEPKRAMSREDSTKPGAHLTVKKIFVGGIKEDTEEYHLRDYFEKYGKIENIEVMTDRGSGKKRGFALVTFDDHDSVDKIVVQKYHTVNGHNCEVRKALSRQEMQRLGSGQRGRGSSGGGGNPGNFMNRGGNFSGGNGGGNFNRGGNFGGREMGNFGGGRDDYGGGRDDYGGGGGGSGYNGFGDGGNFGGGHGYCGRGGGGYGGGGPGFGNHGGGGGGGGGGGHGGAGYDNYNEGGNFGGGNFGGGGGGNYNDFGNYPNQSSNYGPMKNSNYGRNSGPYSGGYGSGGGGSGGYNRRY